DNA from Leptotrichia trevisanii DSM 22070:
TCTGTATAAGCAGAATTACCGATATAAGCTGTAAACCAAAAACTGATAACAAACAAAAAAGAACAGCAAAACCTAAGTTCCACTGCCCTTTCATTCTTTTTGTTTTTCATTTCTTTTTCAAGTCCTTAACTCAAACATCTGTTACATTTTTAGTTGTTAAAGTTATTCTCTTTCTTTCCAATTCTTCGTTCTAGTAAATAGCTCTAAATCCAATACCTGCTCTTACATTCTTACCTTTAGTATCATATCCACCATTTACTGTTACTCCAAATCTTGTGTTGTCAACTCCAATGTTCAAGTCAAACTTACCATTTCCTTTTCTGTCATCCTTTTCCCCTCTGATTCCGAACCAGTCAGCACTTGTGTATCTTACTCTTCCTCTGTTGTTCACATCTCCAACTTTTCCTAGTTCATTCTCATAGGCTGCTGTAAGTCCCACTGTCAAGTTTGTTCTTACCGCTAACGGTTGCACATATTTGAATTCCATTCCAACTTCAGGCTTAACTGAGAAGTAGTCGTTCCCTTTTACTTCCAGTCTCATTTCCCCTCTGTCTTCCTTGATGTCGTTAAATCTTCCATATTCCATCTTCAAGGCTCCATATGGACGGAAATGTGTTCTCTCACTCAATCTTACAT
Protein-coding regions in this window:
- a CDS encoding autotransporter outer membrane beta-barrel domain-containing protein, translated to ILKAGVFKTMSPKKDYNGALQWTIGGDVFVGINDMKRRYLVVDDVFQAKSDYHSYGAALKTDLGYDVRLSERTHFRPYGALKMEYGRFNDIKEDRGEMRLEVKGNDYFSVKPEVGMEFKYVQPLAVRTNLTVGLTAAYENELGKVGDVNNRGRVRYTSADWFGIRGEKDDRKGNGKFDLNIGVDNTRFGVTVNGGYDTKGKNVRAGIGFRAIY